TATCATTACGTATCTGCAGTTCCTTTACCTGGTTATTCAGATTTTGACGTTTGAGACAGTTTCTAGTAAGTGCCTGCTGTTTGCTATGGAGTGCATGGCATTTCAGACACAATATTTCTCCTTGGATCGATAGTTTCTTCTGTTGTCTGATGTCTAATGTCTGTATAAAAGCAACCTTTTTTATACTGGCAGTGCTCGTGGTCTTCAAGGCTCTAAAAATAGTTCTATTGTCAAGGTTTTGTGATTTTGGCTGCAACGTTCCAGCTGCTTGAGCCATACTCAAGGTACAGATCTCACATTTCCAGTATAGATGATCTTCAGGATGGAGAAGCTTGCTCCCCATGTTTGACACGAGAGCAAGCCTTCTGATTCTTCAAATCATCTGAGCTGCTTTCAGCTATGTACCAAGTGTTTTCTTATCTAGCTCTTACATTGACAACATATTGTGGCTGTGGATGGCCAGTTGCAATTTTTATCATTCCTGTGTTTGAGTAGTGGCATCTATATATTGACTTTAGGATGAATTTAACAATTTCAACCAGTTACaaaatcacattttcttttattagtgtatttgcttttaaattaaatacacaGTATGTAGCATAAACAGAGTATTTTTATACATTCCTTAACTATCTGCCAGATTCTTGTATGGAATGGtacatgtttattaattaagAATCAACATGATAGGCCATTTGATGCATTTTTGTTACTTCTCAAATCAAAGTTCCTAGTTTTTAAGACAATACAGTGCAATAAATTGTCTTCTTGGTGTATAGTTACTGGGACTTgattaatatgtgtgtgtgcgcacatgaGCATGTATGAGCATAGACATTAGATTTTTAAATCAGACAAACTCATTTCAGTACCTGTCAACAAGAATTAGagatcatgaaataaaaaaattccgataccttttttaaaattttgagcCATATTTGCTTTTGAACCCTCTGAGGTTCATAGCTGTGCCTGCAATGGCTTACAGAAACAGCAGTACAAGAGCAGGTCAGTCTCAAattgctgaaaatgttttgactaCTTAAGGACGAGGCAGACAAACACTTAAatcaacttctttcttttttcttctttttttttttttttttggtttaatatTTGCAGCACAAAACATTCTTGGTTAATCTGAAGCACAATGATGCAGGATTGATTGTTGTTAAAATCAGTTCAGCTCTTTAGgtcattaaataaaacatacattatGTGAACTGGAATAACCAAGAAATTTATAATGTATCCAGTAATGGCAGGTAAAGCGTAAATTTACATTTAGAAATAATCTcaagaatattttgttcatCAAAGGTGGAGGTAATTAAAAGACTGAAAATGCttacttttacatttattttctttcaccctcatccctccccttctccctaTTCTCCCTATTCTACTTTTTCTACCAATAAACAGTTTCTACAGACCTGCAGGAAAAATAAGTCAAGCTAAATTAACAGACCTATTTAATCCTAAAAATGTTGAGCCAAAGTATCCTAAAGTGTATTTATGCATAATAATAGTACAAGACTATGGTCATATATCAGAATAATTATACAAACGTCCAGAATGAAATTCAAATGCCCTTTTTCAAAACAACTGTCAGTGAGATATTTTTAGGGGAAAAAAGCCATCTCATGATGGCACACATAAATTTAATGACATACTTGGATCTTAAAACACTTCAAAGCCTAATAAGTGAGATGTACATTGATAACGGAAGTGTTCATGCATATAAAGATTTGCATGGAATTCAtgcataaattttatttctgctagTCTTAAATCTGCAACTTTTTGGTGTGAGTGGAGGTGGGAAACACCTTCAGAGTGGCAGTTTGACTCGAGCCAAAGTGAAACAGGGAAGAATCACTTGGAAAAAAGGACTGGTGTAGGGCTGCTTAACTGCACTCCCTACtcacttttttgaaaaaaaatttgatagcCAACCATAGGAATTTCTTAAATAAGGAATTGAATTTAGATgcatctgttatttttattttttttagccagTTTGACAGtagaaaactgaaaacataCTTTTTGAGGAGCTGTTCTTACCTTACTTCTACTATGCCCACCACCTCTCTCACTTCAGTATCTTACTCCTTCTAACAAGGACTACACCTGCTGTTCCAGCTATCAAATACCTGTCTTATGTAAGCGGCAAGTATTTAAACTTGTCGTATAAAAAGACTTTGATATTAATTGGTTCAAAATTGCTATCTAGTTTTCGTTTAATCATATATCCTCTTAAAAGATGATGTCTTTCACAGGCAATGTAAAAAAAGGTGAAGAGAAAGTATTTCAACTATGGCAAAAATACTGCTGAACGGGAATATGATGCGAAGTGCTGACATTTTGGGTATATACAATGTATACATTTCTCTCCATAAGCAACATGCTCCAGTAGAAACTTAATGCAGTCTTGGCTTACAATCAGAAAAACAGTAACAGAGTAAAATATCACCATCCAAAGCTCTGAAAGCTTATGTGtttaagaagaatatttttaaaggtcATTGGAATGGGGCCTGGAAATGACAAAATTACTTGAAGTTGCGTAGTGGActattatttgctttttcttaatGACAGTAATTGAAACACTTAGACATGCACTAGGTTCAGGAGTTTTTAATCCCTTTGTCTCCTTTCAGCCTGTTTCTTCCACTTCGTGGGATGTTGCTTGTTCATTGATTACTGTATCTTCTTCTTCAGCATTATGAGCTTCCTCGACTTCTTCCCCATCTCTAGACTCTTCTTCGTTCAAGGAACTAGCAATGTCCTGGGGAGCAGCATCAgctgcaaaaatgtaaaatagatgcacataaatagtttaaaatcatgtcaaattaagaaaaatgaataaacattgtcaAACTTTCTCATTCCACAttgctcgctctctctctctattatcATAAAACATCTGTTTTGATATTCTGAGAAACTTGGAAAATTAGCTCCAGATACTGTAAAAACCCATCTGTATTAACCTGTGAAAAGTATGTAAAACTTTAGAAAATGCAGTGGACAAATGCCACAAGAACTCAACCAAAAATGCAGAAAAGGAGAATGAAttaaattacaagaattcttaCCCAACACAGGAAGTGGcttataaaactgattattcCGAACACTCTTCCATTCAGCAATGCGAAGGAGACAAGTTCGGTCACCCTGTACAACATGGGTAGAGTACATTTCCAGCATCCCATGAGCCTCTGCTATGCCCAACTGTACCCTGTTCATCTGGAGTGCTGCAGTGTCTGACATAGCTCGTGAAGTGTTGTAGGCTCGATTGAAGTACTCTCTTGCCTCTTTGTACTTTCcctaaagacaataaaaacattgccaaagatctctctctctctcctgctaaCTCTTTAATTCGCATAGGATCATATAAATGGTATAAATTTACCTAGTTATCAAGCCCTTTCCCCCTACCCTACGCAAACATCAACACTATTATTTATAAGATTCAAGGAAcaatccggcccgcctcctgtctgaCCAGCCTGCCCGCTGacccgcccaccagtatatatactatatatacagtattgggtaaaagtgagttaactatattagtccggccctctaaaaccatcccaatttctcatgcgaccccttgggaaaattaattgcccacccctgctctagaacAATCTAGAGCTATAATGATGGTCAGCACTCACTGCTTTTGCAGACTAAATCAAAGGGCAGGACAGATAATGTAAACATTACAGATgctcaaaagcaaaataaaccaGTCTTAACACTCTAGTAGACCAAAGAAGTACCTCTGTAAAATTTGATCATGATCAGACAAACTGTAGGTTAGCATGGCGCTTAATAAGAACCATACATTGCCAGATGCAAAATGTGAGACAAGTCTAGGCTGTTCTGACAAAGCAACTACATATAAATCTGGAAAATTTGAAAGTAAGCAATGATGAAGCCTTGCCTACCACAGAGTTATAAATCTCTCCAAGATTGTGATAGGCTCTACACTGTTCAGCTTCCATCCCTCTCTCTTCAGCTGTCTGCACAAACTGTAGCAGGTATTCAATGCTctcctcttttcttccttccctgTTGAGCAAACAGCATAGGAACATGAAATCATTCTTTAATTATCCTATCTCATTTCGGAAGACTAAGACTTGCTTCTCGATGTGtcttaatcattttcttttttctcttttataagCCAGTTTGGAGActgctaaaaacattttaattttctcttcacCTTTACATGACTCACTTTGCATAAGCTTTGGCAATGGCATCACAGGCTCGTCCCATTCcttctttgtcgtctgctctcttgcATGCATCATAAAAGTTGTGAAGATGCTGAAAAAATTGCATGTTACCTATTACACAGAaaactctgtctctctctctcttacttggAGACTCACTGGAGTGGAACTGAAAATGATTTGATTAAGTTCATTACAAGATGTAAAATGTCATAGTATGCACTATGCAGCTGTTGATTCAGACCCTCACAATTATGGGTTTTATAACATTTGCATCAAGAGCATTAAAAATTCATGGTAGTGTAACTGTAGAAAAGTTCTCAGTTAAATCTATGCTGCTGACACATAGGTCCAAAACTGGCAAGATAGTGTGGCAGTTGATATTGCTAGTCAACCATTTCAACAAGACACAAGGCACAGAGTACACATTTGTACGCTTATACCAACCACAAGTGCTGTATCCACATTTCCATATTTATGATACTCCAGCCCCAGTCGATATGCTGCTTCTCCTTCTAGGCGTGTTTCTTCAcctttaaatatatatgtacaggTGGAGTATGAAGTGTTAAACTCTTTACATTTCAACATGGATAGTCAAAAATCTATGTTTTTTCAGCAGATAAGAAACTCTAAAATATAAGAATTAATCTGGCTCCTTAATCCACCACGTACTCCACGTTTCCCTCTTACTTTGATCCCATCACTCTTAATGTAAAATTTTAGATAGTTTGCCTAACATATAATAGTTACAAGTATTAGGAGcaacccaattttttttttttaacttaatacTAGCTGAGTAAACTAGAAGAGAAGGCTGGCTTAAAGGTAAACGGAAAGAAGACCGAGGTGAtgaaggggaagaggagagttggaagaccaaagcagacttggaaaagaacagtagagagcgaggcaaaggacattggaaccacatgggcccaactgaagggggctgcccaaaaccaggtccgctaTTACTAGCTACAAAACCATGTCACTTTGTAGTGTCCGCTTACTTCACCGAACGCCATCTGTACCAAACCTCTACTGCACAAGAATAAGACATTAATGAAGActaatgatgtatttttttccattttgatcTCTATAACTTCCCAGAAAACATGTAAGATTACTCACTTTCCTTTGCTTTGTCAAATGCCATGACCAAGTATCCAAGTGATTTTTCCATATCTTCACTTCCCAGCCGGTCACTGATGGTAGTGTAGATACGACAGAGGTTGATGCAGGCATCAGCAAAAAAGCTTAAGCATAAACCCTCTTCTGTTTGAATTAGCCACTCATCTTTGTGCTCTTTGGACAGTTTATAATAGGCTTCAAAATGTTCAGCTGCTTGTAAGTttttatctgaaaacaaatgctGCAGATAAATtttggtaataaaatattttaagtgtaaATGCAACAGGTTAAAGTGTTTTAATTTGCATCCTCATAAATGctttaacagaaaaaagcacAAGTGTTTTATTTGCACCCTGATCAATGATTTAACAGAAAAGTGCAAGACCTCTTggtaaaagatagaaaaatcattcggacacacatacatatgcatacatgtgGTTGTGCATGCTTGATGAGGTCACACTCTTCCCTCACACTCATGAGTTCCAAAAGGTGAGATGATTAGCTACTAGTAATAAAATGGTATTTCTCACATATCTACCAGTCTAAAAGTATAAACTTTTGCTGGCTGTCTATACTGCCTGTGCTAAAAACTAGCACTTATTTTTGGAGAAAAATTTCAGACATACCATTTTGCTCCAAAGCCATCCCAACATGAAGATGGGCTTCTGCTTTCATCTTGCCTCCATCAGAGACTACTAAATTTGCAGTATCCAAGCAGGTGGCAAAGAAATGGTCTACCAGCCACTTATCTCCAGTTTTTTGAAAGTAGCAAGCCAGCTCATACCTTGACTGGTAAACATCTTCATAAAcgcctgcagaaaaaaatagaaaaagactTGAGCTTTCAAGCCAGggttatgttttatttaaacttttatcatctttttgagaattatttgtaattttcttttcaaaatttccATTTTGGGAGAATTCAGACaagctttcatttcattttttgggTTTCGGTTTTATCTTtgctcagtttttgttttgggtctgcaatatgtgtgtgtgttttaaaaaaataaaggagagtGTGGTGGGCATTGTTCATTGTTTTCAGTTGACCACCAAGCAAATGCATATCATTTGTCTGATCCTCTCAAAATTTAGCAGGAATATTCCTGACATCTGAGAAAGTACACATGACAGCAGCTTTTATTCCTGCTGCAAGCAGGTGgtttttcttctctgcttccttcaCCCTCAATCTTTGATCTGTTTCACACTGTCAGGATGTTACCCAGGCATATCATAAAACTGCTTATTTCCTCTTGAGTAAAATGTTTGGCCCCACACCCCATCTCCTATTGCCCAAGATGAGCTGTCAGTCTTAAGTTCCTAGGGTGATGCTGGGTATCTGCtagtgtttgtgtgcatatatacataaaggTGTGTTTATGCATACATTTAGGGtcgcccggtagtgtagtggttaaaacactcgcttgtcaccactgcagtgaccagctcagggttcagatctcttctatttacactctctgtatgttatatctgttcacagggctgggtGTTAGGGATTTTTTCCAGGTactcccccctcctccctccataGTGTGAAATCTCCGCATGGTGAATGcgctttcctactaaataaaccaaccaaccatgtATAGATCTAAAGATaactataaatacatataattataagTACATAAAGGCCTCTCCCTTGatcctctctctctgtacacacacaattacatacCATACACATGTCACACTTGCCAGCTTATTATTGTACACCTTCATGTTCTTTACTCACCTGCACGCTGGGCATTTTCAGCTTGAGTGAGAAAAAACCTTATTGTATCCAACTTTTCATGCTCATTCACAAGCATCGTCTGAATCCACATAAAAGACTCAGGTCCTGCTGCTTCACGCTCTTCCAGCTGCTGACGGACGAGATTAAACAATTCTCGAAATGAAAGATGGTAGCCTTCTCTCAGCATTTCCAGACAaagagtgtgtttgtatgaatTGCGATAGCTACATTaaaaggatggaaaaaaattcacagcATTAACTGTAATGTCAGGTGATTTGCATTTAaagcttttaaacattctatatTTTACAAGTCAATTAAGAAGAGAGAGATAACATTCAAGAACCAAATTATTCTATATATTTTTAGCATTCTCCTAAGAAGCAGTTTCTATGAATTCTGTATCTTATCTTTTTTCatatgtttctttaaaatgcgcataaatatttttgaaaatacttcAATGTTTGAGTAAGAACTTGGAAATGTATgaagtgtgtatgcatgcacaaacagaGACAGAAAACATACCACTGTGCATCAAATATACACAagtaacaaggaaaaaaaacttacttatCAATTTCCATCTTTGTAAGATTACGTTGCAGTTCTTGAAGATGCTGATGCTCTTCAGTAATCTCTTTGTCTCGTCTGCTGCTGCCATTTTTTCTGGGTCTGTCTTCCTGTACATTCTTTGCATATGATGGGAGGTTGCTCCTGCCATTTTTATTGTTGATAGGCGGTAATAATGTTGTCATTTtctgtcatacacacacatctatatattaacactttaaaagcattttaccaTACAGTTTCACTAAGCATATCCCctaagaacaaaaaatattctccAAACTTTGACAGTAAATTTTTGATCAATATTTAACAGACTATGCGAGTTATTAACTCTTCTTGGCCGCGCTTAAtctgtgtaaatgtttttttccaataTCTAAATGTGAGGCTTGCCTGTGAAGGAGGATTAATTTAGGTATTATCTTAGAATAGTAAACATGCATGTATCTCTGAATCATAAGTGCAGGACTGATCTTCATAATAAAACATTCGCAAGCTTGATGATAAACTCATGCAATGAACtcattaaaatgcatttatttctgaaattataTTTTCGCTGTCTCTAATTCTGCACCACAATGAATATGTGAAGTGATCTGCTTATATACCGCCTGTGATCGACAGTCattatatctatttatatacaATTCTATTTATATATGCAAAAATACttcatacttttaaatattttttttccaaataatataaaagtaatatttcgTTATGTTTTTAACACTCACTgtgaagcttttgttttttaaattacatttctaTCGTCCTAACAATCTGTACAAAACATCCATGCCCGCCATAAGCTTGCAGTTGCTATGGGCAACAATGATTCCGCACTAACGATTTTTGCGCAGAATGTGATGCtcataaagtaataaaatcctAGTTATTGCATAGAATAAGTcagaacatatatttttataccaaaaaataaatactaaaactattaaaatatgagttatatttgtgttactttcaCCTTTCATTTGTCAACTTCCGGCGGAGTGTGGAAGCATCATATGCGCGAAAGTCTACTTCCCCGATGTTGACACTCTAGTTTCGATTTTAAAGGCTCATTTTCTACGCAACCTGTTTGAAAGAGGAAGAATGTCGGGGTTGTGGGGAGAAATACCAACTGTTCCTGAGACAGACTCTGGAATTGCAGCGATTGAACGAGAACAGATCACAAAGCCACGACCCATGGAAGTGGAAGGTCCTCCTTTACATCAACCTTCCAGTCGCCACCATCCGCCGACCAATGAGTGAGGTTTCATATTACGTTTGATTAATCCTCGGTATTTAGGGCAATCTCCACATCACTTCAGTTTTTCAGTCGCTAAGGAATGAAGCTGTCTTATGCCGAAAACCAAATAACTTTTAATGTTATTGCATTTGCTCCGAGAGAGAGGAGTGTGAGGTGGAGGGAATGATATAGCGAAGTACATGTCCCAGTAGTACACCAAATTTGATATCAGGGACCCATGGTTGACACTTCATTAAACAATGAGCTGCATTGGGTGGAGCTTTAAATTTAGCCTTATGATTTAACAAGCCCTAGATTTCATatacaaaaactgaaatatcCCTTACACACATTTCGCTAAAGATAACTCTTTAACATCACTTAACTCCATGCTCCACTCTCCTTACATTGGGATTAGACACCATAACTTTGTTCAACCATATGATAAAAGGAATTTGATTCCACAGAAACAACAGTCAGTCATCGGTCACATCCAATGCAGGACAAATCTTTGCAAATGACTCCTTTTTTCCTCCACTTACTCAATATGATGCACATCACTGAGAATTTTTCATCACCTTCCTCACACAGAACTACATGTCCAGCTACTCTTAACCTGTGAACATGTAAACTCCCAAAATACTACATAACAGCAAGCAGCTTCTTGAAGCATTTTCATCCAAAAACACTACTGGAGGAAAATATGCATGATGCAATTAGttcattttttccttccatctcaCACCTTTTGACTCCGTATCATTCCAAAATAACAAATGACTTTGTATTAACCACCCTTCCccccacaaaataaaactgatgcGGTAAAAACTATGGGACAGAAAACATCACATGACTTCTCCAACACACAGTATCACATTCATTACCACAACCCAATGTAAGCAAAACGCATCTTTTGCTGCTGGTCCCATATATCAGATTTGAGTGTTACAAGCCAGAAATAACAATTATCTATCTTTACAATTTGGCCACATAGGCACAATTTAGTGGGTATTGTTTTATCACTGATGCTTTTGCTAACAGGCctcttccagccaggtggtttCAAATTGACCCAGTGACTTTGCACACCATAAGACTTATACAACATACTCGAAAAACACGGCAAGCAATTCAGTATATCCTGCATCAACAGTcaacacaaactgaaaatgtaagtaacaaaaataattttgttttttttattttattttattttattttattttaaaataataaaaattattaacacaatttaatatttaaagggTAAGCTAGACCAGAAGGTGAAAAAGGGGAGACATTAGCTACAGTGTGAAaggtaataaaaagaaaagggtgTGGGGCTACTTTTTTAGCATGTTTTTCCTTGTGGTTTATGCTAATGTCATCTCTCATTTTATGATCTGCAGCAGCTACTaattaataaaacttgtttgcAGTGAACATGGTGTGCcaatctcattttttttaattcatatatAGAAAGGTGATGGAGAGAGCAGCTTTCCAATTGTCCCTCCAATTCCAGAATATACCAGACCACCTTTACAGCATGAAGAACACTCAGCAGTTCCTTACATACCTGCAAACTTTGACAGGTAATCATTGAGATCTTTGGTTTCTAAAAACTCAgttaacagaaatatttatcttgTATTAAAAGTcaataatgattatgatgattaccTATACTTTTTATGTGTTGGGTAGATGGGTAAATTTGGAATATAATAATGAACATAGTCACAATAGAAGGGGCTAAAAATAGGTTATGTATTGGGGAAGGGACATCTTTATAACCACTATTACATTACATTAAAGCAACAAGTGTTGCAGCtagtttgttgattttctttttttttttctactttaaatCTGATTTCAGTGACTTTGTCAAAGGGATTGGTGAGACTCCACCAGCTATTGATGAAATAGCTAATCGCAAATTGTTACGACGATCAGTGGCAGCCATTTTAGCACACATGTCATTTGAATGTGAGTTATCATTAGCCTTTTTGTTTAAACTCAACCTTCCAACTTAAGAGATCCTTTTGCAGCAATAACTTAAAGTTGCCTTTTTTATGTCAGTTGCGTTGAATGGGATAAATGGGTAAACTGGGCTGTGTCTGAGGAGTGGAAGATCTCTACTTGCTCACTTCTTACCCATCTTCCACCTTTGACATAACCACTCTGTCATGCTGTCACACTACAGTATTTCTGTCATGCATAATCATCCAGTGAGGTACAGTCAAATAAGGTACACAagagataataatattattattataaagttgaAATGGCAAGGTTAGCATCCACATAAATTTCGTAGAAATCATAGTATTTCACCTAGTTCACTCTGTGAACACTTAGAGTGAATGATGAAGTGGCATAATGATCATATAATCTAGGCAGACTGATTTGAGAGAAAGGTATCCACATGATTTCTTGTGTAGCAAACCTTTTGTCTCTGCCATCAGCTCTGGTGATGATTTTATTCATGTAACACATTAAAGGTGGGGTGAGTGGTATTTTGATTAGAAAATTGAAGTTTACTACATGTATTAACAATAAAGTATGTTTCTGTAGCTCAGAATCCCATCTTGCCACTCACTGTCTCTCTGCACTTCATAATAACTATTTACATTACAAATTTAACTAAGCTCCACATTTAGTGTTCTCAATGATAGTGATCTTAATGATGCTTTAATACAGTTATACACTGCTTCAAGTGTTTTGCacaaaatgatgacaaaacagTTATTTATGACGATGCTGATTGTCATCACTCTCACTCTACACTAATTTGCAAAACTTTAATCTTCACCATCTATGAATGGTCAACGAACATGTGTTTTGATGGCAATATCCAACaatctttagtttttctttttaattacgTTTGAATtaaactgtactttttttttatcttgacagTTCATTACagtttcttcatgttcttgaaTTATACGACTTACTTTATTGCATAGATCTAGAACAGTTCTAGGCTG
This is a stretch of genomic DNA from Pomacea canaliculata isolate SZHN2017 linkage group LG3, ASM307304v1, whole genome shotgun sequence. It encodes these proteins:
- the LOC112560232 gene encoding tetratricopeptide repeat protein 29-like, whose product is MTTLLPPINNKNGRSNLPSYAKNVQEDRPRKNGSSRRDKEITEEHQHLQELQRNLTKMEIDNYRNSYKHTLCLEMLREGYHLSFRELFNLVRQQLEEREAAGPESFMWIQTMLVNEHEKLDTIRFFLTQAENAQRAGVYEDVYQSRYELACYFQKTGDKWLVDHFFATCLDTANLVVSDGGKMKAEAHLHVGMALEQNDKNLQAAEHFEAYYKLSKEHKDEWLIQTEEGLCLSFFADACINLCRIYTTISDRLGSEDMEKSLGYLVMAFDKAKESEETRLEGEAAYRLGLEYHKYGNVDTALVHLHNFYDACKRADDKEGMGRACDAIAKAYAKEGRKEESIEYLLQFVQTAEERGMEAEQCRAYHNLGEIYNSVGKYKEAREYFNRAYNTSRAMSDTAALQMNRVQLGIAEAHGMLEMYSTHVVQGDRTCLLRIAEWKSVRNNQFYKPLPVLADAAPQDIASSLNEEESRDGEEVEEAHNAEEEDTVINEQATSHEVEETG